Proteins found in one Streptomyces sp. NBC_00461 genomic segment:
- a CDS encoding glycosyltransferase family 2 protein — protein MHRIARAPWELLKRAFGWIVLFELRNKVLLAPSALRLRRLETAETRRLAAAAGPVPDALVATVIATHRRPDALRAAVGSALAQTVRDQVVIVVDDGAGLPELPDDPRLFVVSLARNTGVAGVVRNVGIRLTRSRYVAFLDDDNLWEPDHLERALAVLESPSGPDGVYTALRRLLPDGTEHDILSVPFDRRRAARESFLDTNAFVARRNGALHFSRLRRTPDVLPREDWELVYRYSRGHRVRHVPHPTVRYLVNPESFYTTWSG, from the coding sequence ATGCACCGCATCGCCCGCGCCCCCTGGGAGCTTCTCAAGCGCGCCTTCGGCTGGATCGTCCTCTTCGAGCTCCGCAACAAGGTCCTCCTCGCTCCCTCCGCACTGCGGCTGCGCCGCCTGGAGACCGCCGAGACCCGCCGGCTCGCGGCTGCCGCCGGCCCTGTGCCCGACGCCCTCGTCGCCACGGTCATCGCCACCCACCGCCGCCCCGACGCACTGCGGGCGGCCGTCGGCTCGGCCCTGGCCCAGACCGTTCGCGACCAGGTCGTCATCGTCGTCGACGACGGCGCCGGACTGCCCGAACTCCCGGACGATCCAAGGCTGTTCGTCGTCTCGCTGGCGCGCAACACCGGTGTGGCGGGCGTCGTGCGCAACGTGGGCATCCGCCTCACCCGCTCCCGGTACGTGGCCTTCCTGGACGACGACAACCTGTGGGAACCCGACCATCTGGAACGGGCGTTGGCGGTCCTGGAGTCCCCCAGCGGTCCCGACGGCGTCTACACGGCGCTGCGCCGCCTGCTGCCGGACGGGACCGAACACGACATCCTGTCCGTGCCGTTCGACCGGCGCCGGGCCGCGCGCGAGTCCTTCCTGGACACCAACGCGTTCGTCGCGCGGCGCAACGGGGCTTTGCACTTCAGCCGTCTGCGCCGGACACCGGACGTGCTTCCGCGCGAGGACTGGGAGCTCGTGTACCGCTACAGCCGCGGCCACCGCGTGCGCCATGTGCCGCACCCGACGGTGCGGTACCTGGTCAACCCCGAGAGTTTCTACACCACTTGGTCCGGCTGA
- a CDS encoding oligosaccharide flippase family protein, whose translation MDSVRTPDSERAEPGERSEAPDSAGTSDAVAPDSLSRKVRSAARWSLINTVVMRLGNFATGILLARFALGPAEWGVYGIAQTVLLVLLSANELGVSLALVRWDGDPRRFAPTVLTLSTASSGLLYVALFVSAPTVAGLLDSPHASGVLRVMCLCLLIDGVAQVPAGFLTREFAQGRRMVIDALNFVLSTAVTLVLAFAGWGAMSFAWGAVAGNIAALVGSALAAPGTLRFGWDPEQARALLKFGLPLAGASLLALAVVNVDTMVVGSTLGGVALGFYVLAFNMSGWPVRVISEAARRVSFAGFSRLADSPQALAQGFSRALGVLVTGTVPLCVLLGGLAGPVVQLVYGSKWLPAANALPWLMALGLIRIGCELAYDCLVAVGRRRSLILVQGLWVVALVPALIVGARLGGIVGVSQGHVLVATVLVVPVFLHALGRAGISLAHIARACAWPFLGGAVMTLVILAAKWLVGDGALALFVIGTAALASYVVCVLPSRRFLLGSRTPEAV comes from the coding sequence ATGGACAGCGTTCGCACACCGGACAGTGAGAGAGCCGAGCCGGGCGAGAGATCCGAGGCGCCCGACAGCGCCGGGACGAGCGACGCGGTCGCTCCCGACTCCCTCAGCCGGAAAGTCCGTTCGGCAGCCCGCTGGAGCCTGATCAACACCGTGGTCATGCGCCTGGGCAACTTCGCCACGGGCATCCTGCTGGCGCGTTTCGCGCTGGGGCCGGCGGAGTGGGGCGTCTACGGCATCGCCCAGACCGTGCTGCTGGTGCTGCTCTCGGCGAACGAGCTGGGCGTCAGCCTGGCCCTGGTCCGCTGGGACGGCGATCCCCGCCGTTTCGCGCCGACCGTGCTGACCCTGTCCACCGCGTCCAGCGGCCTGCTGTACGTCGCCCTGTTCGTCTCGGCACCGACGGTCGCCGGGCTGCTCGACTCGCCCCATGCCTCGGGCGTGCTGCGGGTGATGTGCCTGTGTCTGCTGATCGACGGGGTGGCCCAGGTGCCCGCCGGGTTCCTGACCCGGGAGTTCGCGCAGGGCAGGCGGATGGTCATCGACGCGCTCAACTTCGTTCTGAGCACCGCGGTGACGCTGGTGCTGGCCTTCGCCGGCTGGGGGGCGATGAGCTTCGCCTGGGGTGCGGTCGCGGGCAACATCGCCGCCCTCGTCGGCTCCGCCCTGGCCGCGCCGGGCACCCTGCGATTCGGCTGGGACCCCGAACAGGCCCGCGCGCTGCTGAAGTTCGGGCTCCCGCTGGCCGGCGCGAGCCTGCTCGCCCTCGCGGTCGTCAATGTGGACACCATGGTCGTCGGATCGACGCTCGGCGGAGTCGCCCTCGGCTTCTACGTCCTGGCGTTCAACATGTCCGGCTGGCCGGTCCGGGTCATCTCCGAGGCGGCCAGACGCGTCTCCTTCGCCGGCTTCTCGCGCCTCGCCGACTCCCCCCAGGCCCTCGCCCAGGGCTTCAGCCGCGCCCTGGGGGTGCTGGTCACCGGCACCGTCCCCCTCTGTGTCCTGCTCGGCGGACTCGCCGGCCCCGTCGTCCAGCTCGTGTACGGGAGCAAGTGGCTGCCCGCCGCGAACGCCCTGCCCTGGCTGATGGCGCTGGGACTGATCCGCATCGGCTGCGAACTCGCCTACGACTGCCTCGTCGCCGTCGGCCGGCGCCGCTCCCTCATCCTCGTCCAGGGGCTGTGGGTGGTCGCCCTCGTCCCGGCCCTGATCGTCGGCGCCCGCCTGGGCGGCATCGTCGGCGTCTCCCAGGGCCATGTCCTGGTCGCCACGGTGCTGGTCGTGCCGGTGTTCCTCCACGCACTCGGCCGGGCCGGGATCAGCCTCGCCCACATCGCCAGAGCCTGCGCCTGGCCCTTCCTCGGGGGAGCCGTGATGACCCTGGTGATCCTCGCCGCGAAGTGGCTCGTCGGCGACGGCGCCCTCGCCCTGTTCGTCATCGGCACCGCCGCGCTGGCCAGTTACGTGGTGTGCGTGCTGCCCAGTCGCCGCTTCCTGCTCGGCTCCCGCACACCGGAGGCCGTATGA
- a CDS encoding chain length determinant protein — MDLAEIFRVMRRRWYVLLPGLLLTAGLIVGVVLLVPIGYQSQSTVVLLNSQKATVAYDGNPFLSTQTSLTGMADSLARNLNSDVSLRELKSRGATGTFEAKLADNAQGPLMWLTVTGTDKAAVLSSNKILTAYAKDRLDQFQKQQSVVPKAMIRMTTIVPPQNPVAQTKTRIEYMVMAGALGLVLSLLAVFYVEARRRPRTPAEPEEPAQRDETAQPVTAAEPPAGESVAEQTIALRRPPAWSRSNGNGRAAQPRTGRSATAVAPATEPLEEESTHGQRSHTGQ, encoded by the coding sequence ATGGATCTCGCTGAGATCTTCCGGGTCATGCGCAGGCGCTGGTACGTCCTGTTGCCGGGCCTGCTGCTGACCGCCGGCCTGATCGTCGGCGTGGTGCTGCTGGTGCCGATCGGCTACCAGTCGCAGAGCACGGTGGTTCTTCTGAACTCCCAGAAGGCCACGGTCGCTTACGACGGCAATCCCTTCCTGAGCACCCAGACCTCGCTCACCGGCATGGCCGACAGCCTGGCCCGCAACCTCAACTCCGATGTCTCGCTCCGGGAGCTCAAGTCCCGCGGCGCCACCGGAACGTTCGAGGCCAAGCTCGCCGACAACGCACAGGGGCCGCTGATGTGGCTCACGGTCACCGGAACCGACAAGGCCGCCGTCCTGTCCTCGAACAAGATCCTGACCGCGTATGCCAAGGACCGGCTTGATCAGTTCCAGAAGCAGCAGTCGGTGGTGCCGAAGGCCATGATCCGCATGACGACGATCGTGCCCCCGCAGAACCCGGTGGCGCAGACGAAGACGCGGATCGAGTACATGGTCATGGCCGGGGCCCTGGGCCTGGTGCTGAGCCTGCTCGCCGTCTTCTACGTGGAGGCGCGCCGGCGGCCGCGTACGCCGGCGGAGCCGGAGGAGCCCGCGCAGCGCGACGAAACCGCGCAGCCGGTCACCGCCGCCGAGCCGCCGGCCGGGGAGTCGGTCGCGGAACAGACGATCGCCCTGCGGCGGCCTCCCGCCTGGTCGCGGTCGAACGGGAACGGACGTGCCGCACAGCCGAGGACGGGGCGGTCCGCCACGGCCGTGGCACCCGCCACCGAGCCGCTGGAAGAGGAATCGACTCATGGACAGCGTTCGCACACCGGACAGTGA
- the wecB gene encoding non-hydrolyzing UDP-N-acetylglucosamine 2-epimerase produces the protein MPRIVCVAGARPNYMKIKPVMDALERRGAEVFLVHTGQHYDPAMNDVFFTDLGIRPPDRFLGVGSGSHAEQTGRVMTAFEPLLEELSPDIVVVVGDINSTLACALVTAKAGPLLAHVEAGLRSRDWGMPEEVNRVATDRVSDYLLAPSPDAAVNLRAEGYREDQIHLVGNVMIDTLLANLERARASDILHRYGLSRGEFGLVTLHRPANVDDPEVLAGLLKALGEIAGRCPLLLPVHPRAAGRLAEIGVPGGVRLVPPAGYLDFIALQDSARVVLTDSGGVQEETTALGVPCVTLRDNTERPITVEQGTNVLAGRDPARIVATVNAVLDVPPAPRRPDLWDGRASDRIADVLLEGGTATTRPRPTDRPSTGIRPSTIEQPRPTKRTFPI, from the coding sequence ATGCCGCGCATCGTGTGCGTCGCCGGGGCGCGACCGAACTACATGAAGATCAAACCGGTGATGGACGCCCTGGAACGCCGGGGCGCCGAGGTGTTCCTCGTCCATACCGGCCAGCACTACGACCCGGCCATGAACGACGTGTTCTTCACCGACCTCGGCATCCGCCCGCCCGACCGTTTCCTCGGGGTCGGCTCCGGCTCCCACGCCGAGCAGACCGGGCGGGTGATGACCGCGTTCGAGCCGCTCCTGGAGGAGTTGTCGCCGGACATCGTGGTGGTGGTCGGTGACATCAACTCCACGCTGGCCTGCGCCCTGGTGACCGCCAAGGCAGGGCCGCTGCTGGCCCATGTCGAGGCCGGTCTGCGCAGCCGCGACTGGGGCATGCCGGAGGAGGTCAACCGGGTCGCCACCGACCGGGTCAGCGACTACCTGCTGGCCCCCTCCCCCGACGCCGCCGTGAACCTGCGCGCGGAGGGGTACCGGGAGGACCAGATCCATCTGGTCGGCAACGTCATGATCGACACGCTGCTGGCCAACCTGGAACGGGCCCGCGCCTCGGACATCCTCCATCGATACGGCCTGTCCAGGGGCGAGTTCGGCCTGGTCACGCTGCACCGGCCCGCCAACGTGGACGATCCGGAGGTGCTCGCCGGGCTCCTGAAGGCCCTGGGCGAGATCGCAGGCCGCTGCCCGCTCCTGCTGCCCGTGCACCCGCGCGCGGCCGGAAGGCTGGCCGAGATCGGTGTGCCCGGGGGCGTCCGCCTCGTGCCGCCCGCCGGGTATCTGGACTTCATCGCCCTGCAGGACTCCGCTCGCGTGGTGCTGACCGACTCCGGTGGTGTGCAGGAGGAGACCACCGCGCTGGGCGTGCCGTGCGTGACCCTGCGGGACAACACCGAGCGCCCCATCACCGTCGAGCAGGGCACCAACGTGCTGGCCGGCCGGGATCCAGCACGGATCGTGGCCACCGTGAACGCGGTGCTGGACGTGCCGCCCGCGCCGCGCCGGCCCGACCTGTGGGACGGCCGCGCGAGCGACCGCATCGCCGACGTGCTGCTGGAGGGAGGCACCGCGACCACCCGGCCGAGACCGACCGACCGGCCGAGCACCGGCATCCGACCGAGCACCATCGAACAGCCGAGACCCACGAAACGAACGTTCCCCATATGA
- a CDS encoding nucleotide sugar dehydrogenase, translated as MRVVVVGQGYVGLPLAVRAAEVGHEVIGYDVDARRIKSLAAGESFVEDVSSERIRAALDNGSYRPSESARDCGGFDIAVVTVPTPLHEGTPDLRYIRESAVTLARYLRPGATVVLESTTYPGTTQELFAPILEEGSGLVAGSDFHLGYSPERIDPGNAVWGFQQTPKVVSGVNETSLKAVQDFYGQLVDTVVPVGSPKEAELAKLLENTFRHVNIALVNEIAMFAHHLDIDVWQAIDAASTKPFGFMKFTPGPGVGGHCLPIDPSYLSWRVQRELGQSFRFVELANDINNHMPEYVARRIGDLFNDRRRSVNGSRILLLGLAYKKNTGDARESPALRISRLLLDMGAQVRAADPHVVEGLPVDNRLVRVEPTPKELAAADVVVLLTDHDSFDYELIAEHAPFVLDCRRRLPSGPTIEVL; from the coding sequence ATGCGTGTCGTCGTGGTCGGACAGGGATACGTCGGCCTGCCCCTGGCCGTTCGGGCAGCCGAGGTCGGACACGAGGTGATCGGCTACGACGTCGACGCCCGGCGGATCAAGAGCCTTGCCGCCGGTGAGTCCTTCGTCGAGGACGTGTCGTCCGAGCGGATCCGGGCGGCACTGGACAACGGCAGCTACCGCCCGAGCGAATCGGCGCGCGACTGCGGCGGTTTCGACATCGCCGTCGTGACCGTGCCGACCCCGCTGCACGAGGGCACGCCGGACCTGCGGTACATCAGGGAGTCGGCGGTCACCCTCGCCCGCTACCTGCGCCCCGGAGCGACGGTCGTCCTGGAGTCGACGACCTACCCGGGCACCACCCAGGAGCTGTTCGCGCCGATCCTGGAGGAGGGCTCGGGCCTGGTCGCGGGCAGCGACTTCCACCTCGGCTACAGCCCGGAGCGGATCGATCCCGGGAACGCCGTGTGGGGTTTCCAGCAGACCCCGAAGGTCGTCTCCGGTGTCAACGAGACGTCCCTCAAGGCCGTTCAGGACTTCTACGGGCAACTCGTCGACACCGTCGTGCCAGTGGGTTCGCCCAAGGAGGCCGAACTCGCCAAGCTGCTGGAGAACACCTTCCGGCATGTGAACATCGCGCTGGTCAACGAGATCGCGATGTTCGCCCACCACCTGGACATCGACGTCTGGCAGGCCATCGACGCGGCCTCCACCAAGCCGTTCGGGTTCATGAAGTTCACGCCCGGACCGGGTGTCGGCGGCCACTGCCTGCCGATCGACCCCTCCTACCTCTCCTGGCGCGTGCAGCGCGAACTCGGCCAGAGCTTCCGCTTCGTGGAGCTGGCCAACGACATCAACAACCACATGCCCGAGTACGTGGCGCGCCGGATCGGCGACCTCTTCAACGACCGGCGCCGTTCCGTGAACGGCTCGCGGATCCTGCTGCTCGGTCTGGCGTACAAGAAGAACACTGGCGACGCCCGCGAGTCGCCCGCCCTGCGCATCTCCCGGCTGCTGCTCGACATGGGGGCCCAGGTCAGGGCCGCGGACCCGCATGTCGTCGAGGGCCTGCCGGTGGACAACCGGCTGGTCCGGGTCGAACCGACACCCAAGGAGCTGGCGGCCGCCGACGTGGTGGTCCTGCTCACCGACCACGACAGCTTCGACTACGAACTCATCGCCGAGCACGCCCCCTTCGTTCTCGACTGCCGCAGACGGCTGCCGTCCGGACCCACGATCGAGGTGCTCTGA
- a CDS encoding WecB/TagA/CpsF family glycosyltransferase translates to MSGRRTLFGVELDPLTMDETVQRCLAAVRDGRQLEIGVVNAAKLVNMRRNDRLAKAVAGCDLVLADGQAVVWAGRVLRAPLPERVAGIDLFLRLLAEAETSGIPVYFLGAKQDVLEQMLLQVADRFPGLKVAGSRNGYFDDLEQEPIADGIARSGAHMLFLGMTSPKKEIFTAAHGARTGARVVHGVGGSFDILAGVTKRAPVSWQRWGLEWLYRALQEPRRLGRRYLTTNLSFLLMTARELIRPTPSAAPANRSH, encoded by the coding sequence ATGAGCGGGCGTCGGACGCTGTTCGGGGTCGAGCTGGACCCGCTGACCATGGACGAGACCGTGCAGCGCTGCCTGGCGGCGGTGCGGGACGGCCGGCAGCTGGAGATCGGGGTGGTCAACGCCGCGAAGCTGGTGAACATGCGGCGCAACGACCGGCTCGCCAAGGCCGTGGCGGGTTGTGATCTCGTCCTCGCCGACGGACAGGCCGTGGTGTGGGCCGGCCGGGTGCTGCGTGCGCCCCTGCCGGAGCGGGTGGCCGGAATCGACCTGTTCCTGCGGCTGCTGGCCGAGGCGGAGACGTCGGGCATCCCCGTGTACTTCCTCGGCGCCAAGCAGGACGTGCTGGAGCAGATGCTCCTCCAGGTGGCCGACCGCTTCCCCGGCCTGAAGGTGGCCGGCAGCCGCAACGGCTACTTCGACGACCTGGAGCAGGAGCCGATCGCGGACGGCATCGCGCGAAGCGGCGCCCACATGCTGTTCCTTGGCATGACCTCGCCGAAGAAGGAGATCTTCACCGCCGCCCACGGCGCCCGCACGGGCGCCCGCGTGGTGCACGGGGTCGGCGGCTCCTTCGACATCCTGGCCGGGGTCACCAAGCGGGCTCCGGTCTCCTGGCAGCGGTGGGGCCTTGAGTGGCTCTACCGCGCGCTGCAGGAGCCGCGCCGCCTGGGCCGGCGCTACCTCACCACCAATCTCTCCTTCCTCCTCATGACGGCGCGCGAGCTGATCCGGCCCACCCCGTCGGCCGCCCCCGCGAACAGGAGTCACTGA
- a CDS encoding acyltransferase, giving the protein MQPTAQVDDSATVGDGTTVWDLAQIREDARLGSGCIVGRGAYVGPGVRIGDHVKLQNYALVYEPAVLGDGVFVGPAAVLTNDYFPRSVDPQGRLKRGDDWEAVAVTVAEGASLGARSVCVAPVRVGRWAMVAAGAVVTRDVPDFALVAGVPARRIGWVGRAGVRLVERDGEPGTWECPETGALHDEKDGELVERA; this is encoded by the coding sequence ATGCAGCCGACCGCCCAGGTCGACGACAGTGCCACGGTCGGCGACGGAACGACGGTCTGGGATCTGGCCCAGATCCGGGAGGACGCACGGCTGGGCAGCGGGTGCATCGTGGGCCGCGGGGCGTATGTCGGCCCCGGTGTCCGGATCGGCGATCACGTGAAGCTCCAGAACTACGCGTTGGTATACGAACCCGCGGTCCTCGGTGACGGGGTGTTCGTCGGCCCGGCGGCCGTCCTCACCAACGACTACTTCCCCCGTTCCGTGGACCCGCAGGGCAGGTTGAAGCGCGGTGACGACTGGGAGGCCGTGGCGGTGACGGTGGCCGAGGGAGCCTCGCTGGGGGCCCGCTCGGTGTGTGTCGCGCCGGTGCGTGTCGGCCGTTGGGCGATGGTCGCGGCAGGTGCCGTGGTCACCCGGGACGTGCCGGACTTCGCCCTGGTGGCCGGGGTTCCGGCGCGCCGGATCGGCTGGGTCGGCCGGGCCGGCGTACGACTGGTCGAGCGGGACGGCGAACCGGGTACGTGGGAGTGCCCCGAGACGGGCGCGCTGCACGACGAGAAGGACGGCGAACTCGTCGAACGCGCATGA
- a CDS encoding glucose-1-phosphate thymidylyltransferase: MKALLLSGGSGTRLRPITHTSAKQLVPVANKPVLFYGLEAIAEAGITEVGIIVGDTAEEIREAVGDGSAFGLDATYIPQTAPLGLAHAVLIAREFLGEDDFVMYLGDNFVVGGITDLVDGFRTERPQAQILLTKVANPTAFGVAELDAAGRVVGLEEKPRHPKSDLALVGVYLFTPAVHEAVRSIKPSGRGELEITDALQWMIDAGRDVRSTMISGYWKDTGNVSDMLEVNRSVLETLERRVDGTVDDHSELIGRVRVEAGAKVTGSRIVGPAVVGANTVITDSYVGPFTSIADDCRIQDSEIEYSIMLRDSSVSGVRRVEASLIGRNVEVTPAPRRPAAHRFVLGDHSKVQISS, encoded by the coding sequence GTGAAGGCACTCCTGTTGTCCGGTGGCTCAGGTACCCGTTTGCGCCCCATCACTCATACGTCGGCGAAACAACTCGTACCGGTCGCCAACAAACCGGTGCTTTTCTACGGTCTGGAGGCGATCGCAGAGGCGGGCATCACGGAGGTCGGGATCATCGTCGGGGACACGGCCGAGGAGATCCGGGAGGCGGTCGGCGACGGTTCCGCGTTCGGCCTCGACGCCACCTACATCCCGCAGACCGCGCCCCTGGGGCTGGCCCATGCGGTGCTGATCGCCCGTGAGTTCCTGGGCGAGGACGACTTCGTGATGTACCTCGGTGACAACTTCGTCGTCGGTGGCATCACGGATCTGGTGGACGGCTTCCGCACCGAGCGGCCTCAAGCGCAGATCCTGTTGACGAAGGTGGCGAACCCGACCGCGTTCGGGGTGGCCGAGCTGGACGCGGCCGGCCGGGTGGTCGGCCTGGAGGAGAAACCCAGGCACCCCAAGAGCGACCTGGCATTGGTGGGCGTCTATCTCTTCACCCCGGCCGTGCATGAGGCCGTGCGCTCGATCAAGCCGTCCGGGCGCGGCGAGCTGGAGATCACTGACGCCCTGCAGTGGATGATCGACGCCGGACGTGATGTGCGTTCCACGATGATCTCCGGGTACTGGAAGGACACCGGGAACGTCAGCGACATGCTGGAGGTCAACCGCTCCGTCCTGGAGACCCTGGAGCGCAGGGTCGACGGAACGGTGGACGATCACAGCGAACTCATCGGCCGGGTGCGCGTGGAAGCCGGGGCGAAGGTGACGGGCAGCCGGATCGTGGGCCCGGCTGTCGTCGGCGCGAACACCGTGATCACCGACTCCTATGTCGGCCCCTTCACCTCGATCGCCGACGACTGCCGGATCCAGGACAGCGAGATCGAGTACTCGATCATGCTGCGTGATTCCTCGGTCAGCGGCGTCCGACGGGTGGAGGCCTCGCTCATCGGCCGCAACGTCGAGGTGACTCCCGCGCCTCGCAGGCCGGCCGCCCACCGTTTCGTCCTCGGCGATCACAGCAAGGTGCAGATCTCCTCATGA